In Pelosinus sp. IPA-1, a single window of DNA contains:
- a CDS encoding ATP-binding cassette domain-containing protein: MISTSGLTLRYGKRALFEDVNIKFTPGNCYGLIGANGTGKSTFLKILSGEIEPNSGEVIISAGERLAVLKQNHYEFDEFDVLKTVIMGHARLFEIMEAKEELYAKADFTDEDGIKVGELEGEFAELNGWDAETEAARMLTGLGIGEEFHYKLMKDLSGNEKVRVLLAQALFGSPDILLLDEPTNHLDVESIRWLEEFLYNFDNTVIVVSHDRHFLNKVCTHIADIDFSQIKLFVGNYDFWQQSSELALKMAKEANKKTEEKMKDLQTFIQRFSANASKSKQATSRRKQLDKLTLEDIKPSSRKYPYIAFKPDREAGDQLLTVENLCKTIDGEKVLNNVSFVVTKADKIAFVGASSLAKTTLFKILMGEMEADSGEFKWGVTTSQAYFPRDNAEYFDTNLNLVDWLRQFSKDPDETFVRGFLGRMLFSGEESQKEANVLSGGEKVRCMLSKMMLSGANVLIFDEPTNHLDLESITSLNNGLISFEGTMLFVAHDHEFVQTIANRIIEITEDGIIDKRMTYDEYLETVATRK; this comes from the coding sequence ATGATTAGTACAAGTGGTTTAACGTTGCGGTATGGAAAAAGGGCATTATTTGAGGATGTCAATATAAAATTCACTCCAGGTAATTGTTATGGCCTAATTGGTGCGAATGGTACAGGAAAATCGACTTTCTTAAAAATCTTATCTGGTGAAATTGAGCCAAATTCTGGTGAAGTTATTATTTCAGCAGGTGAACGCTTAGCTGTATTAAAACAAAATCATTATGAATTTGATGAGTTTGATGTTTTAAAGACAGTTATCATGGGACATGCAAGACTGTTTGAGATTATGGAAGCAAAAGAAGAATTGTATGCAAAAGCTGATTTTACAGATGAAGATGGTATTAAAGTCGGTGAACTAGAAGGCGAATTTGCTGAACTAAATGGTTGGGATGCGGAAACTGAAGCTGCTAGAATGTTAACTGGTTTAGGAATTGGCGAAGAGTTTCATTATAAATTAATGAAAGATCTAAGCGGTAATGAAAAGGTCAGAGTACTATTAGCGCAAGCTTTATTTGGCAGCCCTGATATCTTACTTTTGGATGAACCGACAAATCATCTTGACGTGGAATCCATTCGCTGGTTGGAAGAGTTCTTATACAATTTTGATAATACGGTTATTGTTGTATCCCATGACCGTCATTTCTTGAATAAAGTTTGTACTCATATAGCAGACATTGATTTTAGTCAAATTAAACTGTTTGTCGGTAACTATGATTTTTGGCAGCAGTCTAGTGAATTGGCCTTAAAAATGGCTAAGGAAGCTAATAAGAAGACAGAAGAAAAAATGAAAGACTTACAAACTTTTATTCAACGATTTAGTGCCAATGCTTCCAAATCGAAGCAAGCAACATCTCGTAGGAAACAGTTGGATAAGTTGACATTAGAAGATATTAAACCATCTTCCCGTAAATATCCTTATATTGCTTTTAAACCAGATCGAGAAGCTGGGGATCAACTGTTGACTGTTGAAAACCTTTGCAAAACCATCGATGGTGAAAAGGTATTAAACAATGTTAGTTTTGTAGTGACAAAAGCAGATAAGATTGCTTTTGTTGGTGCGAGCAGCTTGGCTAAAACTACACTCTTTAAAATTTTAATGGGTGAAATGGAAGCAGATAGTGGGGAATTTAAATGGGGTGTAACCACTTCACAAGCCTATTTCCCTAGAGATAATGCGGAGTATTTTGACACGAACCTTAATCTTGTCGATTGGCTTAGACAGTTCTCAAAAGATCCGGATGAAACTTTTGTTCGCGGATTCTTAGGTCGCATGCTGTTCTCCGGCGAGGAAAGTCAGAAGGAAGCCAATGTACTATCCGGTGGTGAAAAAGTACGTTGTATGCTGTCCAAAATGATGCTCAGCGGTGCCAATGTACTGATCTTTGATGAGCCTACCAATCACTTGGATTTGGAGTCAATCACTTCATTGAATAATGGGTTGATTAGCTTTGAAGGTACTATGTTATTTGTTGCTCACGATCATGAATTCGTACAAACCATTGCGAATCGTATTATCGAGATTACAGAAGATGGCATTATTGATAAACGCATGACGTATGATGAATATTTGGAAACAGTGGCAACTAGAAAATAA
- a CDS encoding DUF885 family protein — MKEYELLIEKFHDYFTQDANACVSLGVDKNLDNLPDPSLESSKSIVDDGQKLLADIASFPRGVLDFEHILDLDLAALAVEFAVFKHSYTFNEKTELEQKPTAGDDISNGLFLMFVNDPRPAKERLDNITARLEKVPQYLEQLIKRLDTPVKRWVSMDIEKVEGLPDFFANLYSWAKDEKYPQLERLAKAKKEAEAALDQYIEQIKAMPTTEQFFIGKEQAKEFIRLRGIDKSIEELHKMAADFLQETAEELETLRVKLVDKYKVSSAMTLEELHDFLNQKYKVKLDPANSLSSVIVRYKKERDKITQYLLENDLFPIFKEQDMQIIQTPAFMAPSIPAGAMVSPPPFREGVKTSMVYLTLSEELLDEHTELSIPSMMIHEGIPGHHLQLATACTHPSVVRRHFDAMEHAEGWTTMLEDYMLDIGYMGDLVEEARFCAKRDISRIGARVAIDLYFMTGDKKYLDVGIDVELTSEDPFVNAGKLLQKVTGFVAGRVQAELNWYSQERSYPLCYLTGNKLVWELKENMAKAQKGKLEGLALDKVFHELYLKSGNMPLTFLRKVYEHEQML; from the coding sequence ATGAAAGAATATGAACTCTTAATTGAAAAATTTCATGACTATTTTACACAAGATGCGAATGCTTGTGTAAGTCTGGGGGTCGATAAAAACTTAGATAATTTACCTGACCCTAGTTTGGAGAGTAGTAAGTCAATAGTGGATGACGGACAAAAATTGTTGGCAGATATTGCGAGTTTTCCTCGTGGAGTTTTAGATTTTGAACATATTCTAGATTTGGATTTAGCTGCTTTGGCCGTAGAGTTTGCAGTATTTAAACATAGCTATACCTTTAATGAAAAGACAGAGTTAGAACAAAAACCGACTGCTGGTGATGACATCAGTAATGGACTATTTTTGATGTTTGTGAATGATCCTCGTCCGGCTAAGGAACGACTAGATAATATCACGGCGCGATTAGAAAAAGTACCTCAGTACTTAGAACAATTGATTAAACGTTTGGACACACCTGTAAAACGGTGGGTGAGTATGGATATAGAAAAGGTAGAGGGTTTACCTGACTTTTTTGCCAATCTCTATAGTTGGGCAAAAGATGAGAAATATCCCCAGCTAGAAAGATTGGCAAAGGCGAAAAAAGAAGCAGAAGCAGCTCTAGATCAGTATATAGAACAAATCAAAGCTATGCCTACTACAGAACAGTTTTTTATTGGTAAGGAGCAGGCAAAAGAGTTTATTAGGCTGCGTGGGATTGATAAATCCATAGAAGAACTACATAAGATGGCGGCTGACTTTTTGCAGGAAACAGCAGAAGAACTTGAAACATTACGGGTTAAGTTAGTAGATAAGTATAAGGTATCATCTGCTATGACATTGGAAGAATTACACGATTTCTTAAATCAAAAATATAAAGTCAAATTAGATCCTGCTAATTCGCTATCTAGTGTTATTGTTCGCTATAAAAAAGAAAGAGATAAAATTACCCAATATTTACTCGAAAATGACCTATTTCCTATTTTCAAAGAGCAAGATATGCAGATTATCCAAACCCCCGCTTTTATGGCTCCTTCCATCCCTGCTGGCGCGATGGTCTCACCGCCACCCTTTAGAGAGGGAGTAAAAACAAGTATGGTTTATCTTACATTAAGTGAAGAATTATTAGATGAGCATACTGAACTTTCCATTCCTTCTATGATGATTCATGAGGGGATTCCGGGGCATCATTTGCAACTGGCAACTGCTTGTACTCATCCTTCTGTTGTTCGGCGGCATTTTGATGCTATGGAACATGCAGAAGGTTGGACGACCATGTTAGAAGATTATATGCTGGATATTGGTTATATGGGAGATTTGGTCGAGGAAGCACGGTTTTGTGCCAAACGGGATATTTCAAGAATTGGTGCCCGGGTAGCAATTGATTTATATTTCATGACAGGAGATAAAAAATATCTAGATGTAGGTATTGATGTGGAGTTGACATCGGAAGATCCTTTTGTCAATGCGGGTAAGTTACTTCAAAAGGTCACAGGTTTCGTAGCTGGCAGGGTGCAAGCAGAGCTTAATTGGTATTCCCAGGAACGATCCTATCCTCTTTGTTATTTAACAGGCAATAAGTTGGTCTGGGAATTAAAAGAAAATATGGCTAAGGCTCAAAAAGGCAAACTAGAGGGATTGGCCTTGGATAAAGTATTTCACGAACTGTATCTAAAATCCGGAAATATGCCTCTCACTTTCTTGCGAAAAGTATATGAGCACGAACAAATGTTATAA
- the ilvB gene encoding biosynthetic-type acetolactate synthase large subunit, translating to MRMLGAEAVIECLKAEEVEIVFGYPGGAVLTLYDALFKTNFPHVLTRHEQGAVHAADGYARATGKTGVCFATSGPGGTNLVTGIATAYMDSIPLVAITGQVGVSLIGKDSFQEADICGITTPITKHNYLVKKVQDLPRVIKEAFYIARTGRPGPVVIDISKDVFNDTLDFEYPDSVELRGYKPIFSGDASKIDLVVTELEKAKKPLLFIGGGVNISGTSEELRKFVESTGIPVITSLMGLGCIPCDSAQHLGMVGMHGTYAANMATMECDLLLGVGVRFDDRVTSLVKNFAPKAKIVHFDIDPAEVNKNVRSDFRVIGDLRWSLPLLAEKASMQGLQKWQQETGEWNKLVQEWKKEKPPASELEAAGIKPQAVIEKVSELTKGDAIIVTDVGQHQMWTAQSYTFKKQRSFLTSGGLGTMGYGLPAAIGAQITLPEKTVVLFTGDGSIMMNCQELATMADNGLPVKIIVMNNQVLGMVNQWQRMFYGKRYSHSSTKGCTDFVKLAEAMGVTGLCVTEPEKLDAILEKALKMEGPVLVEVLLPATEDVLPMVPPGGRLDQMVLGGVF from the coding sequence TTGAGAATGCTGGGAGCTGAGGCGGTAATTGAATGTTTAAAGGCGGAAGAGGTTGAAATTGTTTTTGGTTATCCAGGAGGTGCGGTGTTAACCCTTTATGATGCCTTGTTTAAAACAAATTTCCCTCATGTGTTAACTCGACATGAACAAGGTGCCGTTCATGCCGCCGACGGCTATGCACGGGCAACAGGAAAAACAGGTGTTTGTTTTGCTACATCAGGTCCAGGAGGAACAAATCTAGTTACGGGAATTGCTACTGCTTATATGGATTCAATCCCCTTGGTAGCCATTACAGGTCAAGTAGGAGTCTCCTTGATCGGCAAAGACTCTTTTCAAGAAGCAGACATCTGTGGTATTACGACCCCCATTACCAAACACAATTATTTAGTAAAAAAAGTGCAAGATTTGCCCCGAGTAATCAAAGAAGCTTTTTATATTGCACGTACGGGAAGACCAGGACCTGTAGTTATTGATATTTCAAAAGATGTTTTTAATGATACATTGGATTTTGAGTATCCTGATTCTGTGGAACTTCGGGGCTATAAACCGATATTTTCTGGTGATGCATCCAAGATCGATTTGGTTGTTACTGAGTTAGAAAAAGCGAAAAAACCATTACTATTTATCGGTGGCGGGGTTAATATTTCAGGAACTTCCGAGGAGCTAAGAAAGTTCGTAGAGAGTACGGGAATACCAGTCATTACTAGTTTAATGGGGCTAGGCTGCATTCCTTGTGACTCAGCCCAGCATTTAGGAATGGTTGGTATGCACGGCACCTACGCTGCGAATATGGCAACGATGGAATGTGATCTTTTACTAGGAGTAGGAGTCCGATTTGATGACCGTGTAACCAGTTTGGTGAAAAACTTTGCCCCAAAAGCAAAAATAGTCCACTTTGACATTGATCCAGCAGAGGTCAATAAAAATGTCCGCTCCGATTTTAGAGTGATTGGGGATTTAAGATGGTCTTTGCCTCTCCTAGCTGAGAAAGCTTCCATGCAAGGACTTCAGAAATGGCAGCAGGAAACTGGGGAATGGAACAAATTGGTGCAGGAATGGAAAAAGGAAAAACCTCCAGCCTCTGAATTAGAAGCCGCAGGAATTAAACCACAAGCCGTTATTGAAAAAGTTAGTGAACTTACCAAGGGTGATGCCATTATTGTAACAGATGTTGGACAGCATCAAATGTGGACGGCACAATCTTACACTTTTAAAAAGCAACGATCTTTCTTAACGTCTGGTGGTTTAGGAACGATGGGTTATGGCTTGCCAGCGGCAATTGGCGCACAGATCACCTTGCCAGAAAAAACCGTCGTATTATTTACTGGTGACGGTAGTATTATGATGAACTGTCAAGAGCTTGCGACCATGGCTGATAATGGGCTGCCAGTAAAGATTATTGTTATGAATAATCAGGTTCTAGGTATGGTCAATCAGTGGCAAAGAATGTTCTATGGTAAGCGTTACTCTCATTCCAGTACTAAGGGCTGTACGGATTTTGTAAAACTTGCTGAGGCTATGGGAGTTACAGGTCTATGTGTGACAGAACCAGAAAAGCTAGATGCCATATTAGAAAAAGCATTGAAAATGGAAGGGCCGGTTCTCGTTGAGGTACTCTTGCCGGCAACAGAGGATGTATTGCCTATGGTTCCTCCAGGTGGCCGTCTAGATCAAATGGTATTGGGAGGGGTCTTCTAA
- the ilvN gene encoding acetolactate synthase small subunit: MKYTLAVLVENRPGVLTHISGLISRRAFNIESIAAGPTEEADTTRITIGVEVEDEFELDQVVNQLSKLINVIKIINLTYVDSIQRELALIKVRANKANRSDLVDIVEIFRAKIVDVNRETLVIELTGEEAKIDALCEVLVDFGIIEIVRTGRIAVSRGPVPAKEM, encoded by the coding sequence ATGAAATATACATTAGCTGTTTTAGTAGAGAATCGACCAGGTGTACTGACACATATATCGGGATTGATTAGCCGTCGGGCTTTTAATATTGAAAGTATTGCAGCTGGGCCTACCGAGGAAGCGGATACAACAAGAATTACGATTGGTGTAGAGGTTGAGGATGAATTTGAATTAGATCAGGTGGTAAATCAGCTGTCAAAACTAATTAACGTGATAAAAATTATTAACCTTACTTACGTAGATTCAATTCAACGAGAGTTGGCACTGATTAAGGTTCGAGCCAATAAAGCAAATCGATCCGATCTTGTTGATATTGTAGAGATTTTTCGCGCCAAGATTGTTGATGTAAATCGGGAAACACTAGTCATTGAACTTACGGGTGAAGAAGCTAAGATTGATGCTCTATGCGAGGTATTAGTAGACTTTGGGATTATTGAGATTGTTCGTACAGGACGAATTGCCGTTTCTCGTGGGCCAGTTCCCGCAAAAGAGATGTAG